From a single Streptomyces sp. NBC_01264 genomic region:
- a CDS encoding SHOCT domain-containing protein gives MPRRFGRPGLLGAMARTAVVAGTATAVSGRVQRSQAERAAQQQASADAERQALVDQAAARAAAQQQAWQQSQPAQQPAAAPVDRVGQLTALAELKAQGLLTDEEFAAEKARVLRG, from the coding sequence ATGCCTCGACGTTTCGGGCGCCCGGGTCTGCTGGGCGCGATGGCACGCACCGCGGTCGTGGCGGGTACGGCCACCGCGGTCTCCGGCCGGGTGCAGCGCAGTCAGGCCGAGCGCGCCGCGCAGCAGCAGGCCTCGGCGGACGCCGAGCGGCAGGCCCTGGTCGACCAGGCGGCGGCTCGGGCGGCCGCGCAGCAGCAGGCCTGGCAGCAGTCGCAGCCGGCCCAGCAGCCCGCCGCCGCACCGGTCGACAGGGTCGGGCAGCTCACCGCCCTGGCCGAGCTCAAGGCCCAGGGCCTGCTCACCGACGAGGAGTTCGCGGCGGAGAAGGCCCGGGTCCTGAGGGGCTGA
- a CDS encoding TerD family protein: MTPGSNLPLNAVRVTVDVAAPVRLDVSALLLAADGKVRSDADFIFFNQPSGPGVTYRSGGGTAPDSITVDTGSVPPGIERIVITASPDAAGQSFQGIEPTATVRDAGSGAVISSFTPPRLGTETALVVVEVYQRGGVWKVRAVGQGYANGLAGIATDFGVSVDEEPAPAAAAPAPVAPPAPPVPPAPPAAPPTYAASPWLTSGAPGATPAPAPVAPAPVAAPTAAAAPGAGKINLDKGRVSLQKNQTVSLVKGGRPLLSQVKMGLGWEPAFRGRDIDLDASVIAYGPQRNHIDSCYFGKLSILGGSVKHSGDNLTGEGAGDDEVIVVDLGRLPADATGLVFTVNSFSGQKFTEVAKAYCRLIDAATNEELVRFDLTSAEPQTGVMMAKLIKQFSGEWEMTAMGEFVKSRTVRGMVKPAAQAL, translated from the coding sequence ATGACCCCTGGTTCCAACCTGCCGCTCAATGCCGTCCGCGTGACGGTCGACGTGGCTGCCCCGGTGCGGCTCGACGTGTCCGCGCTGCTCCTCGCCGCCGACGGCAAGGTGCGTTCCGACGCCGATTTCATCTTCTTCAACCAGCCGTCCGGCCCCGGCGTCACCTACCGCTCGGGCGGAGGCACGGCACCGGACTCGATCACCGTGGACACCGGTTCGGTACCGCCCGGCATCGAGCGGATCGTCATCACCGCCAGCCCGGACGCCGCGGGCCAGTCCTTCCAGGGCATCGAGCCCACCGCCACCGTGCGGGACGCCGGCAGCGGAGCGGTGATCTCCTCCTTCACCCCGCCGCGGCTCGGCACGGAGACCGCCCTGGTGGTCGTCGAGGTCTACCAGCGCGGCGGCGTGTGGAAGGTGCGCGCGGTCGGCCAGGGGTACGCGAACGGCCTCGCCGGCATCGCGACCGACTTCGGGGTCTCGGTGGACGAGGAGCCGGCTCCGGCGGCCGCGGCCCCGGCCCCCGTCGCACCGCCCGCCCCGCCCGTGCCCCCGGCTCCCCCGGCGGCGCCGCCCACCTACGCGGCCTCCCCCTGGCTCACCAGCGGCGCACCCGGGGCGACCCCGGCGCCCGCACCTGTCGCCCCCGCACCGGTCGCTGCCCCCACCGCCGCTGCCGCCCCCGGCGCCGGGAAGATCAACCTCGACAAGGGCCGGGTCAGCCTCCAGAAGAACCAGACCGTCTCCCTGGTCAAGGGCGGCCGCCCGCTGCTCTCCCAGGTCAAGATGGGCCTCGGCTGGGAGCCCGCGTTCCGCGGCCGGGACATCGACCTGGACGCCTCGGTCATCGCCTACGGCCCGCAGCGCAACCACATCGACAGCTGCTACTTCGGCAAGCTCTCCATCCTGGGCGGCTCCGTCAAGCACTCCGGCGACAACCTGACCGGAGAGGGCGCGGGCGACGACGAGGTGATCGTCGTGGACCTCGGCCGGCTGCCGGCGGACGCGACCGGCCTCGTCTTCACGGTCAACTCCTTCTCCGGCCAGAAGTTCACCGAGGTGGCGAAGGCCTACTGCCGCCTCATCGACGCCGCGACCAACGAGGAGCTGGTCCGCTTCGACCTCACCAGTGCCGAGCCGCAGACCGGCGTGATGATGGCCAAGCTGATCAAGCAGTTCTCGGGCGAATGGGAGATGACGGCCATGGGCGAGTTTGTGAAGTCGCGCACAGTGCGGGGCATGGTCAAACCGGCCGCGCAGGCACTCTGA
- a CDS encoding alkaline phosphatase PhoX: MPLSRRDFTTRTALAGAGVALTGTVGALATAPGALAADEGARHDADLEQGHGHGHGHGPGYGPLVADPAGILALPAGFTYRVITHSGVTALESGESTPSNHDGTAAFEGHRGVTLLVNNHELKGPRSSWTHPVPLTAGLVYDPGAAGGCTVVEVRRGGEVAEWVGIAGTSTNCAGGSTPWDTWLTCEENEDLAGKNGMTKDHGYVFEVDPHDRRANLDPKPIKAFGRYAHEAVVIDPRQGHAYLTEDASGPNGLLYRWTPPSGFRHGRGKLRHLADDAGVLAAAKCFDSTGLFVDDLSRATKIGTTYGVDWVPVPDGDARTVAVRKQFGESAVTRARKLEGMWWADGGAYFVSSYAREESPGAAHDGQVWFYDPKRRTVRLQVLIGVNADPSVEGGYDGPDNITVSPYGGLIIAEDGSGLQHLFGATESGRTYPLARNEMNMGTAEEPEYSEFTGVCFSPDGRTLFVNIQDPGIMLAVTGPWRRGR, translated from the coding sequence ATGCCGCTCAGCCGCAGAGATTTCACCACCCGCACCGCACTCGCGGGTGCCGGAGTCGCGCTCACCGGAACGGTCGGCGCACTCGCCACCGCCCCCGGGGCCCTCGCCGCGGACGAAGGCGCGCGCCACGACGCCGACCTGGAGCAGGGCCACGGTCACGGGCACGGCCACGGTCCCGGCTACGGCCCGCTCGTCGCCGACCCGGCCGGCATCCTGGCCCTCCCGGCCGGATTCACGTACCGCGTGATCACGCACAGCGGTGTCACCGCGCTGGAGTCGGGCGAGAGCACCCCCTCGAACCACGACGGCACGGCCGCCTTCGAGGGCCACCGGGGCGTCACCCTCCTCGTCAACAACCACGAGCTGAAGGGCCCCCGCTCGAGCTGGACGCACCCCGTCCCGCTGACCGCGGGTCTCGTCTACGACCCGGGCGCGGCCGGCGGCTGCACGGTCGTCGAGGTCCGGCGCGGCGGCGAGGTCGCCGAGTGGGTCGGCATCGCCGGTACGTCGACCAACTGCGCGGGCGGCTCCACCCCGTGGGACACCTGGCTGACCTGCGAGGAGAACGAGGACCTCGCCGGCAAGAACGGGATGACCAAGGACCACGGCTACGTCTTCGAGGTGGACCCGCACGACCGCCGGGCCAACCTCGACCCGAAGCCGATCAAGGCCTTCGGCCGGTACGCCCACGAGGCCGTCGTCATCGACCCGCGCCAGGGCCACGCCTACCTCACCGAGGACGCCTCCGGCCCCAACGGGCTGCTCTACCGCTGGACCCCGCCGAGCGGCTTCCGCCACGGGCGCGGCAAGCTCCGCCACCTCGCCGACGATGCCGGCGTGCTGGCGGCCGCCAAGTGCTTCGACAGCACGGGCCTGTTCGTCGACGACCTCTCGCGCGCGACGAAGATCGGTACCACCTACGGGGTGGACTGGGTGCCGGTCCCGGACGGCGACGCGCGCACCGTGGCGGTGCGCAAGCAGTTCGGCGAGTCGGCCGTGACCCGCGCGCGCAAGCTGGAGGGCATGTGGTGGGCCGACGGCGGGGCGTACTTCGTCTCCTCCTACGCCCGTGAGGAGAGCCCGGGCGCGGCCCACGACGGCCAGGTGTGGTTCTACGACCCCAAGCGGCGCACGGTGCGGCTGCAGGTCCTGATCGGGGTGAACGCCGACCCGTCGGTCGAGGGCGGGTACGACGGCCCGGACAACATCACGGTCTCCCCGTACGGCGGTCTGATCATCGCCGAGGACGGCTCGGGGCTGCAGCACCTCTTCGGGGCGACCGAGTCGGGGCGCACGTACCCGCTGGCCCGCAACGAGATGAACATGGGGACGGCCGAGGAGCCGGAGTACTCGGAGTTCACGGGTGTCTGCTTCTCCCCGGACGGGCGGACGCTGTTCGTCAACATCCAGGACCCGGGCATCATGCTGGCCGTCACGGGACCGTGGCGGCGCGGGCGCTAG
- a CDS encoding endonuclease/exonuclease/phosphatase family protein — MRSSHPRSAAVAALVATALATGLLAGTADAAEGAVSADPIRIHDIQGTTRISPLVGKQVADVAGIVTGVRTYGSRGFWIQDPDTDDDDATSEGVFVFTSSVPTVAVGDAVTVSGLVGEYIPGGVTSGNQSVTQISKPVVTVVSSGNAVPAATAVNEYSVPCAYAPDGDPAAAGSINGLALEPSRYALDYYESLEGMNIAIGNSRVVGATDPYAELWVTVKGWENNTKRGGTLYGSYDSQNTGRLQIQQLAPLAQQPFPVANVGDKLTGRTEGPLDFNQFGGYTLVARTLGTVKAGTLAAEKTKPQAEKELAVATYNVENLDPSDPQEKFDNLAKAVVENLASPDILALEEIQDDNGAKNDGTVSAEATLTKFTAAIAAAGGPAYQWRSVNPEDKKDGGEPGGNIRQVFLFNPARVSFTERAPGDAVTATGVVAEAGKAALTHSPGRIDPANPAWVDSRKPLAGEFVFRGKTVFVIANHFGSKGGDEGLTSSHQPPVRSSEAKRLLQAQAVNGFVKDILAVEKKAAVLVVGDINDFEFSDTTKALEDGGALYAAIKSLPKPERYSYVFQGNAQVLDQILTSPGIKQFSYDSVHINAEFANQNSDHDPQVVRFRP; from the coding sequence ATGCGCTCCTCGCATCCCCGTTCCGCCGCCGTCGCGGCCCTCGTCGCCACCGCGCTGGCCACCGGCCTGCTCGCGGGCACCGCCGACGCGGCCGAAGGCGCCGTGTCCGCCGATCCGATACGCATCCACGACATCCAGGGCACCACCCGGATATCCCCCCTGGTCGGCAAGCAGGTCGCCGACGTGGCGGGCATCGTCACGGGCGTTCGTACGTACGGTTCGCGCGGCTTCTGGATCCAGGACCCGGACACGGACGACGACGACGCCACCAGCGAGGGCGTGTTCGTCTTCACCAGCTCGGTGCCGACCGTCGCGGTCGGCGACGCCGTCACCGTCTCCGGCCTGGTCGGCGAGTACATCCCCGGTGGCGTCACCTCGGGCAACCAGTCGGTCACCCAGATCTCCAAGCCCGTCGTGACCGTGGTCTCCTCCGGCAACGCGGTGCCCGCGGCCACCGCCGTCAACGAGTACTCGGTGCCCTGCGCGTACGCCCCGGACGGCGACCCGGCCGCCGCCGGCAGCATCAACGGCCTGGCCCTGGAGCCCTCGCGCTACGCCCTGGACTACTACGAGTCCCTTGAAGGCATGAACATCGCGATCGGCAACTCGCGCGTGGTCGGCGCCACCGACCCGTACGCCGAGCTGTGGGTGACGGTGAAGGGCTGGGAGAACAACACCAAGCGCGGCGGCACGCTCTACGGTTCGTACGACTCCCAGAACACGGGCCGCCTGCAGATCCAGCAGCTCGCGCCCCTCGCGCAGCAGCCGTTCCCGGTGGCCAACGTCGGCGACAAGCTGACCGGCCGCACCGAAGGCCCGCTGGACTTCAACCAGTTCGGCGGCTACACCCTGGTGGCCCGCACCCTCGGCACGGTCAAGGCGGGCACCCTGGCCGCGGAGAAGACCAAGCCGCAGGCCGAGAAGGAACTCGCGGTGGCCACGTACAACGTGGAGAACCTCGACCCGTCCGACCCGCAGGAGAAGTTCGACAACCTGGCCAAGGCCGTCGTAGAGAACCTCGCCTCCCCCGACATCCTCGCCCTGGAGGAGATCCAGGACGACAACGGCGCCAAGAACGACGGCACCGTGTCGGCCGAGGCCACCCTGACGAAGTTCACCGCGGCCATCGCGGCCGCGGGCGGGCCCGCCTACCAGTGGCGGAGCGTCAACCCGGAGGACAAGAAGGACGGCGGCGAGCCCGGCGGCAACATCCGCCAGGTGTTCCTCTTCAACCCGGCGCGGGTCTCCTTCACGGAGCGCGCCCCGGGCGACGCCGTGACGGCGACCGGAGTGGTGGCGGAGGCCGGCAAGGCCGCCCTGACCCACTCCCCCGGCCGGATCGACCCGGCGAACCCGGCGTGGGTGGACAGCCGCAAGCCGCTGGCCGGCGAGTTCGTCTTCCGCGGCAAGACGGTCTTCGTGATCGCCAACCACTTCGGCTCGAAGGGCGGCGACGAGGGCCTGACCTCCTCGCACCAGCCCCCGGTGCGCTCCTCCGAGGCCAAGCGGCTGCTGCAGGCGCAGGCCGTGAACGGCTTCGTGAAGGACATCCTGGCGGTCGAGAAGAAGGCCGCGGTCCTCGTGGTCGGCGACATCAACGACTTCGAGTTCTCGGACACGACGAAGGCGCTGGAGGACGGCGGGGCGCTGTACGCGGCGATCAAGTCGCTGCCGAAGCCGGAGCGCTACTCGTACGTCTTCCAGGGCAACGCGCAGGTCCTCGACCAGATCCTGACGAGCCCGGGCATCAAGCAGTTCAGCTACGACAGCGTGCACATCAACGCCGAGTTCGCCAACCAGAACAGCGACCACGACCCGCAGGTCGTGCGCTTCCGCCCGTAG
- a CDS encoding GNAT family N-acetyltransferase — protein MIFRTATRQDLPAVLVLLAQDEDPAAADTWIPAPEPVSEAHERAFAAITADPRNEMLVLEVDGDLVGCLQLTYVPGLGQGGRERALVEAVRIRADRRGGGLGAHLMERAADRARERGCGLMQLTSNKRRTAAHRFYERLGYARSHEGFKLPLA, from the coding sequence ATGATCTTCCGTACCGCTACGCGTCAGGACCTGCCCGCCGTACTCGTCCTGCTGGCCCAGGACGAGGACCCGGCCGCGGCGGACACCTGGATTCCGGCCCCGGAGCCCGTCTCCGAGGCCCACGAGCGGGCCTTCGCCGCGATCACGGCGGATCCGCGCAACGAGATGCTGGTCCTGGAGGTGGACGGGGACCTCGTGGGCTGCCTGCAGCTGACGTACGTCCCGGGTCTCGGCCAGGGCGGGCGGGAGCGGGCCCTCGTGGAGGCGGTACGGATCCGCGCGGACCGGCGGGGCGGGGGACTCGGGGCGCACCTGATGGAACGGGCGGCGGACCGGGCCCGCGAGCGCGGCTGCGGCCTGATGCAGCTCACCAGCAACAAGCGGCGCACCGCCGCGCACCGCTTCTACGAGCGGCTGGGCTACGCCCGGAGCCACGAGGGCTTCAAGCTGCCGCTGGCCTAG
- the dapD gene encoding 2,3,4,5-tetrahydropyridine-2,6-dicarboxylate N-succinyltransferase translates to MTATRTTGAVAAGLATLTADGTVLDTWFPAPQLVAEPGPAGTERLTAEQAVELLGVTAPKAIRQDAVRGVEVVAVRTVIASLEDKPLDAHDAYLRLHLLSHRLVKPHGQNLDGVFGLLANVAWTSLGPVAIDQVETVRLNARAEGLHLQVTSIDKFPRMTDYVAPKGVRIADADRVRLGAHLAEGTTVMHEGFVNFNAGTLGTSMVEGRISAGVVVGDGSDIGGGASTMGTLSGGGKQIISIGERTLIGAEAGIGIALGNECVVEAGLYVTAGTRVTLPDGQIVKALELSGADNILFRRNSVTGAVEARPYKAAWGGLNEVLHSHN, encoded by the coding sequence ATGACTGCTACGCGTACCACCGGCGCCGTCGCCGCCGGACTTGCCACCCTCACCGCCGACGGCACCGTCCTCGACACCTGGTTCCCCGCCCCCCAGCTGGTCGCCGAGCCCGGCCCGGCCGGCACCGAGCGCCTCACCGCCGAGCAGGCCGTGGAGCTGCTGGGGGTCACCGCGCCCAAGGCGATCCGCCAGGACGCGGTCCGCGGCGTCGAGGTCGTAGCCGTCCGCACCGTGATCGCCTCCCTGGAGGACAAGCCGCTGGACGCGCACGACGCGTACCTGCGCCTGCACCTGCTCAGCCACCGCCTGGTCAAGCCGCACGGCCAGAACCTGGACGGCGTCTTCGGCCTGCTCGCCAACGTCGCCTGGACCTCGCTGGGCCCGGTCGCGATCGACCAGGTCGAGACGGTCCGCCTGAACGCCCGCGCCGAGGGCCTGCACCTCCAGGTGACCTCGATCGACAAGTTCCCGCGGATGACGGACTACGTCGCCCCCAAGGGCGTGCGCATCGCCGACGCGGACCGGGTCCGCCTGGGCGCGCACCTCGCCGAGGGCACCACCGTGATGCACGAGGGCTTCGTCAACTTCAACGCCGGCACCCTGGGCACCTCCATGGTCGAGGGCCGGATCTCCGCGGGCGTCGTGGTCGGCGACGGCTCCGACATCGGCGGCGGCGCGTCCACGATGGGCACCCTGTCGGGCGGCGGCAAGCAGATCATCTCGATCGGCGAGCGCACCCTGATCGGCGCCGAGGCGGGCATCGGGATCGCCCTGGGCAACGAGTGCGTCGTCGAGGCGGGCCTCTACGTCACCGCCGGCACCCGGGTGACCCTGCCGGACGGCCAGATCGTCAAGGCCCTGGAGCTCTCCGGCGCCGACAACATCCTCTTCCGCCGCAACTCGGTCACCGGCGCCGTCGAGGCCCGCCCGTACAAGGCGGCCTGGGGCGGCCTGAACGAGGTCCTGCACAGCCACAACTGA
- a CDS encoding MFS transporter, which yields MPRAVWLLSPGVFVNAVSSFTFVFVFVYLTGPRGLSVTEAGLITGIGGIGLVAGNFTGGGFGDRYGHRRVLLVASALAGGALVLLPALPTAVLYAALPPAQYALGAIRSANAALVAVIVPEGARRQSFAVVRCVSNGGFTLGAPLGALIATGLSYDWLFVADGVGILAFALWTARVVPARGAANTPAAAPDGGLGRGVWGELRARPAVLALLVAVLVVDVIYRQQYTTFPVYLADHGLSTGAYGLIIALNGAVILVLELPAAVALRARPPLRVIGVGLLLVGAGYGALLLGAGIGTAVAMMLLLSLGEILYKTTATAYVADQAPAHAIGLFQSLYAGVSASGVVLGGPLGGALYSAAPGLLWPLCAALAAGAGGAVLWMSVRVAREVREARPAGEVPAAREPAPGLGPGPAPGSAEDPVRHDPRPAHETGSRPRAVAG from the coding sequence GTGCCCAGAGCGGTGTGGCTGCTCTCGCCGGGTGTTTTCGTCAACGCCGTGTCCAGCTTCACCTTCGTCTTCGTCTTCGTGTACCTGACCGGTCCGCGCGGCCTCTCCGTCACCGAGGCGGGCCTGATCACCGGCATCGGCGGCATCGGCCTGGTCGCGGGCAACTTCACCGGCGGCGGGTTCGGGGACCGCTACGGCCACCGCCGCGTCCTGCTCGTCGCCTCCGCCCTCGCCGGTGGCGCCCTGGTCCTCCTGCCGGCGCTGCCCACCGCCGTGCTCTACGCCGCCCTGCCGCCGGCCCAGTACGCCCTCGGGGCGATCCGCTCGGCCAACGCCGCCCTCGTCGCGGTGATCGTCCCCGAAGGGGCGCGCCGCCAGTCCTTCGCCGTCGTCCGCTGCGTCTCCAACGGCGGCTTCACCCTCGGCGCACCGCTCGGGGCCCTGATCGCGACGGGCCTCTCCTACGACTGGCTCTTCGTCGCCGACGGCGTGGGCATCCTGGCCTTCGCCCTGTGGACCGCACGCGTCGTACCGGCGCGCGGCGCCGCGAACACCCCCGCCGCGGCCCCGGACGGGGGTCTGGGCCGCGGCGTGTGGGGGGAGCTCCGCGCCAGGCCGGCCGTCCTCGCCCTGCTCGTCGCGGTCCTGGTCGTCGACGTGATCTACCGACAGCAGTACACGACCTTTCCCGTGTACCTCGCCGACCACGGGCTCTCCACCGGTGCCTACGGGCTGATCATCGCGCTCAACGGAGCCGTCATCCTCGTCCTGGAACTCCCGGCGGCGGTGGCCCTGCGCGCCCGCCCGCCGCTCCGCGTCATCGGCGTCGGCCTGCTGCTCGTCGGCGCGGGGTACGGGGCGCTGCTGCTCGGGGCCGGGATCGGGACCGCCGTCGCGATGATGCTGCTGCTGAGCCTCGGGGAGATCCTCTACAAGACCACGGCCACGGCCTACGTCGCCGACCAGGCGCCCGCGCACGCCATCGGGCTGTTCCAGAGCCTGTACGCCGGGGTCTCGGCCAGTGGCGTCGTACTGGGCGGGCCGCTCGGCGGGGCCCTGTACTCCGCGGCGCCCGGGCTGCTGTGGCCGCTGTGCGCGGCGCTGGCGGCGGGGGCGGGCGGGGCGGTGCTGTGGATGTCGGTGCGGGTGGCGCGGGAGGTGCGGGAGGCGCGACCTGCGGGGGAGGTGCCCGCGGCGCGCGAGCCCGCGCCGGGGCTCGGTCCGGGGCCCGCGCCGGGGTCCGCGGAGGACCCGGTGCGACACGACCCGCGCCCGGCACATGAGACCGGTTCGCGACCGCGGGCCGTCGCCGGTTAG
- a CDS encoding winged helix-turn-helix transcriptional regulator, with protein sequence MAQRTHLDDADCSIAQALDVVGDWWTLLIVRDAARGVHRFDEFQRELGMSRKVLTERLKLLVEAGVLTREPYQERPVRHAYRLTPRGRGLLPVLVALQDWGDTWILGEGEMTATTHEASREAVRVHALRGTRLPELLLPDRFGELRDPVADTPFTVLYCFPGAFARSESYPPGWAGIPGARGCTLESCTYRDQLGEFTAAGATVHGVSTQRPDEQREFAEAEGLRFPLLSDAELALVTALRLPTFRAGGISRLKRLTLVVDRDRTVREVFYPVQDIEASVAAALAAVRGA encoded by the coding sequence ATGGCCCAGCGCACGCACCTCGACGACGCGGACTGCTCCATCGCCCAGGCCCTCGACGTCGTGGGCGACTGGTGGACGCTGCTGATCGTCCGCGACGCCGCACGGGGCGTGCACCGGTTCGACGAGTTCCAGCGGGAACTGGGCATGTCCCGCAAGGTTCTGACGGAGCGGCTGAAGCTGCTCGTCGAGGCGGGCGTGCTGACCCGCGAGCCGTACCAGGAGCGGCCGGTGCGCCACGCGTACCGGCTGACCCCGCGCGGCCGCGGACTGCTGCCGGTGCTCGTCGCTCTCCAGGACTGGGGGGACACGTGGATCCTGGGAGAGGGAGAGATGACGGCGACCACCCACGAGGCCTCGCGCGAGGCGGTACGGGTCCACGCGCTGCGCGGCACCCGGCTGCCGGAGCTCCTGCTGCCGGACCGTTTCGGCGAGCTCCGCGACCCGGTGGCGGACACGCCGTTCACCGTCCTGTACTGCTTCCCGGGCGCGTTCGCCCGGTCCGAGTCCTACCCGCCGGGGTGGGCCGGGATTCCCGGGGCGCGGGGGTGCACCCTCGAATCGTGCACCTACCGGGACCAGCTCGGGGAGTTCACGGCGGCGGGCGCGACGGTGCACGGGGTGTCGACCCAGCGGCCGGACGAGCAGCGGGAGTTCGCGGAGGCCGAGGGGCTCCGCTTCCCCCTCCTCTCCGACGCGGAGCTCGCGCTGGTGACGGCGCTGCGGCTGCCGACGTTCCGGGCGGGGGGCATCAGCCGGCTGAAGCGGCTGACGCTGGTCGTGGACCGGGACCGGACCGTCCGCGAGGTCTTCTACCCGGTCCAGGACATCGAGGCGAGCGTGGCCGCCGCCCTGGCCGCGGTCCGCGGCGCGTAG
- a CDS encoding TetR/AcrR family transcriptional regulator, with protein MAGSVRRYDPDRRDRIIAAAIRVVGARGIAGLSHRSVAAEADVPLGSTTYHFKTLDDLLVAALRQANEGFARAVADSVALADPGTDLAGTLAVLLGEFLGADRARAELEYELYLAALRRPALRPVAAEWCEVVSTALSARTDPATARALVAVLDGISLQVLLTGAEYDQAYAREVLRRVLRA; from the coding sequence ATGGCCGGCTCCGTGCGCCGCTACGACCCGGACCGGCGGGACCGGATCATCGCCGCGGCCATCCGCGTGGTGGGCGCGCGAGGCATCGCCGGGCTCAGCCACCGCAGCGTGGCCGCGGAGGCCGACGTGCCGCTCGGCTCCACCACGTACCACTTCAAGACCCTGGACGACCTGCTGGTCGCGGCGCTGCGGCAGGCCAACGAGGGCTTCGCCCGGGCGGTGGCCGACTCCGTGGCGCTGGCCGATCCGGGTACGGATCTGGCGGGGACCCTCGCCGTCCTGCTGGGTGAGTTCCTGGGGGCGGACCGGGCGCGGGCGGAGCTGGAGTACGAGCTCTACCTGGCCGCCCTGCGCCGCCCCGCGCTGCGTCCCGTGGCGGCCGAATGGTGCGAGGTCGTCTCCACGGCGCTGTCCGCGCGGACGGACCCGGCCACGGCGCGGGCGCTGGTGGCGGTGCTGGACGGGATCAGCCTGCAGGTGCTGCTGACGGGGGCGGAGTACGACCAGGCGTACGCCCGTGAGGTCCTGCGGCGGGTGCTGCGGGCCTGA
- a CDS encoding DMT family transporter has protein sequence MPYLLLAAAIAAEVAGTTAMKFSEGFTKLWPSLITLVGYVIAFTLLAQTLKSMSVGTAYAIWAGVGTAAIAAIGMVFMGEAATAAKIGGIALVIAGVVLLNLGGTTH, from the coding sequence ATGCCCTACCTACTGCTCGCCGCCGCCATCGCCGCGGAGGTCGCCGGCACCACCGCCATGAAGTTCAGCGAGGGCTTCACGAAGCTGTGGCCCTCGCTGATCACGCTGGTGGGCTACGTCATCGCCTTCACGCTGCTCGCGCAGACGCTGAAGTCGATGTCGGTGGGGACGGCGTACGCGATCTGGGCGGGCGTCGGCACGGCCGCGATCGCCGCGATCGGCATGGTCTTCATGGGGGAGGCGGCGACGGCCGCGAAGATCGGCGGCATCGCGCTGGTGATCGCCGGCGTCGTGCTGCTGAACCTCGGGGGGACGACGCACTGA